Proteins encoded by one window of Marixanthomonas sp. SCSIO 43207:
- a CDS encoding endonuclease/exonuclease/phosphatase family protein has protein sequence MKKGGLFTKLLFWLNSVVAFLLLLSFVLPYLPPSKFPTLSLLSLLVSPLIFLNIIFAIYWVVRLKRQFLVSTVILCIAYFYFNPFVEISSNEEPSEYKNTLTALSFNVRLFNAYEDNPASEKVSKLFSKIISEEKPDVISVQEYYEQNTVDFSAYPYQYINFKERNSKEKNKLGHAIFSKYPLINKGVFNFPNTFNNAIYADVIKDRDTVRVYNLHLQSMGIKPRVSYLQENDKVKLRKRIANAFVKQQEQVALIKEHKSKSPYKTLVMGDFNNTPFSYIYKEMTEDMKDSFLERGNGIGTTFKFDFYPMRIDFIMASNDIEVLNFNTVSESFSDHYPVSATFGWNQ, from the coding sequence ATGAAAAAAGGGGGGCTTTTCACAAAACTTTTATTTTGGCTTAACTCAGTAGTTGCGTTTCTACTATTATTGTCATTTGTGTTGCCTTATTTACCACCTTCAAAGTTTCCAACACTTTCATTATTGAGTTTACTGGTTTCACCTTTGATATTTCTCAATATTATTTTTGCAATATACTGGGTGGTGAGATTAAAACGCCAGTTTTTAGTTTCTACAGTAATCTTATGTATAGCGTACTTTTACTTTAATCCTTTTGTTGAAATTTCTTCAAATGAAGAACCTTCAGAATATAAAAATACCCTAACTGCATTGTCATTTAATGTACGTTTGTTTAATGCTTATGAAGATAACCCTGCTTCTGAAAAGGTTTCAAAGTTATTTTCAAAAATAATTTCAGAAGAAAAGCCAGATGTTATTTCGGTACAGGAATACTATGAGCAAAATACGGTAGATTTTTCTGCTTACCCTTATCAATATATCAATTTTAAAGAACGAAATTCAAAAGAAAAAAATAAACTGGGTCACGCTATTTTTTCAAAGTACCCGCTTATTAATAAAGGTGTTTTTAATTTTCCAAATACCTTTAATAACGCTATTTACGCAGATGTAATAAAAGACCGTGATACCGTTCGCGTTTACAACCTTCATTTACAATCTATGGGTATAAAACCTCGTGTAAGTTATTTGCAAGAAAACGATAAGGTTAAATTACGCAAGCGTATTGCAAACGCTTTTGTAAAGCAACAAGAGCAAGTAGCTTTAATTAAAGAACACAAATCAAAAAGCCCATATAAAACATTGGTAATGGGTGACTTTAATAATACACCTTTTTCATATATATATAAGGAGATGACCGAAGATATGAAAGATTCCTTTTTGGAAAGAGGAAACGGAATTGGTACAACATTTAAGTTTGATTTTTATCCCATGCGTATTGATTTTATTATGGCTTCAAATGATATTGAGGTATTAAATTTTAATACAGTTAGTGAATCTTTTTCAGATCATTATCCTGTGAGTGCCACATTTGGGTGGAATCAATAG
- a CDS encoding rhomboid family intramembrane serine protease codes for MDTNNLTYQFKTSSVVVKLIVINSIIFLAVRLLAFFLGITPGQLTQWFILPENAGNVLLQPWSILTYAFLHFGFFHILINMLWLYWFGRFVLNLFSEKRFLTIYLLGALSGGLFYVATHNIFPALIGSSAGLIGASGAVTAIMVFIATYTPNAEVMLFRFRIKLWQIALVLVLLDLILLPSSNNAGGLLAHIGGAIFGFFYAQQLQKGNDIGKWFESGIDWVENLFKPRKKKPFTKVHRTKKTNTTRTNVDIKNDNQKKIDEILDKIGKSGYESLTKAEKDFLFKAGKDD; via the coding sequence ATGGATACAAATAATCTTACATATCAATTTAAAACATCAAGTGTTGTTGTAAAACTCATAGTAATTAACTCCATTATATTTTTGGCAGTTAGATTACTAGCGTTCTTTTTAGGAATTACGCCCGGTCAACTTACACAATGGTTTATTTTACCTGAAAATGCCGGTAACGTGCTTTTACAGCCTTGGTCAATTCTTACCTATGCTTTTTTGCATTTTGGCTTCTTTCACATTCTTATCAATATGCTTTGGTTGTATTGGTTTGGTCGTTTTGTGTTGAATTTATTTAGTGAAAAAAGATTTTTGACCATCTACTTGCTAGGCGCTTTATCTGGAGGATTGTTTTATGTTGCTACTCATAATATTTTTCCGGCATTAATAGGAAGTAGCGCCGGGTTAATAGGTGCATCTGGAGCGGTTACTGCAATAATGGTTTTTATTGCTACATATACACCTAATGCAGAAGTGATGTTGTTTAGATTCCGAATTAAACTTTGGCAAATTGCTTTGGTGTTGGTATTGTTAGACCTTATTTTACTACCTAGTAGTAATAACGCAGGCGGACTATTAGCACATATTGGCGGAGCAATTTTTGGTTTTTTCTATGCGCAACAATTGCAAAAAGGGAATGATATAGGAAAGTGGTTTGAAAGTGGAATAGATTGGGTAGAAAATCTCTTTAAGCCTCGTAAAAAGAAACCGTTTACTAAAGTTCATCGCACAAAGAAAACAAATACTACCCGTACCAATGTTGATATCAAAAACGATAATCAAAAAAAGATTGATGAAATATTGGATAAAATTGGTAAAAGTGGCTATGAAAGCTTAACAAAAGCCGAAAAAGACTTCTTGTTTAAAGCCGGTAAAGACGATTAG